The following proteins are co-located in the Diorhabda carinulata isolate Delta chromosome 4, icDioCari1.1, whole genome shotgun sequence genome:
- the LOC130892320 gene encoding uncharacterized protein LOC130892320 has translation MYISIVLVTVFTVRSRANLLHECAKLYNPRHYMSHLPSLHLPYIGDVPIPNNIPPIKPSAVVKTKAVKVITSYVYKNPVCIKYTKKKAMCKQDNSIKHKGAYEQLVTKEYFVKDRKSRNNDEINRHKRGFDNSYEERDAIDKRYNQVHLKKAEDVDYHSTYVNNLESSETVTLSKENRKTPELFTNNVNNMLIEDRLDQLETILPHYTRRRTYETSTITVTKVLSNRKTMATLLAKNCIPYGFDLCESKTRKRQSKIAKFSNDSVEERYYFG, from the exons ATGTATATCTCGATTGTCTTAGTAACGGTGTTCACCGTTAGATCGCGCGCTAATTTGTTACATGAATGCGCTAAATTATACAATCCTCGGCACTATATGAGTCATTTGCCCTCTCTGCACTTACCATACATAGGAGACGTTCCTATCCCTAATAATATACCGCCTATAAAACCTTCTGCAGTCGTAAAAACTAAAGCTGTCAAAGTTATTACTTCGTATGTGTACAAAAATCCGGTGTGTATTAAATACACTAAGAAAAAAGCGATGTGCAAGCAGGATAATAGTATTAAACATAAAGGTGCCTACGAACAATTGGTGACAAAAGAATATTTTGTGAAAGATCGTAAAAGTAGAAATAACGATGAAATTAATAGACATAAAAGAGGATTTGATAATAGTTATGAAGAAAGGGATGCGATTGATAAGag ATATAATCAAGTTCATCTTAAAAAAGCGGAAGACGTCGATTACCACAGTACTTATGTTAATAATTTGGAAAGCAGCGAAACTGTTACCTTATCAAAAGAAAACAGGAAGACACCTGAGCTGTTTACAAATAATGTAAACAATATGTTGATAGAGGATAGATTAGACCAATTAGAAACAATTCTACCACATTATACGCGCAGGAGAACGTACGAAACTTCGACAATAACAGTCACGAAAGTTTTAAGTAACAGAAAGACGATGGCTACATTATTGGCGAAAAATTGCATTCCTTACGGATTTGATTTGTGCGAATCTAAAACGAGAAAGAGACAGTCAAAAATAGCTAAATTCAGTAATGACTCGGTAGAAGAACGATATTATTTCGGATAA